A genomic segment from Spinacia oleracea cultivar Varoflay chromosome 3, BTI_SOV_V1, whole genome shotgun sequence encodes:
- the LOC130469617 gene encoding protein FAR1-RELATED SEQUENCE 5-like, giving the protein MTEPKKEAIEAMSECGLRPMESYRYMSTETGGDDCVGHTMIDHLNYCYKLKMKQIDGKDSQTLVNKLYDLQSIDPDRVFETFLKAMGGKHPISIFTDQDAAIAAGIEQVFPSSRHGLCLWHLSKNANSRFGLLKSDKNFKNAFYKCLSGCITPNDFEET; this is encoded by the exons ATGACAGAGCCCAAAAAAGAAGCTATTGAGGCAATGTCAGAATGTGGTCTAAGACCAATGGAGTCTTATAGATATATGTCAACAGAAACTGGTGGAGACGACTGTGTAGGTCATACGATGATTGATCATCTAAACTACTGCTACAagttaaaaatgaagcaaattgATGGAAAGGATTCACAAACACTAGTGAACAAACTGTATGACTTACAATCAATAGATCCTGATCGA GTGTTTGAAACTTTTCTGAAGGCTATGGGAGGAAAGCACCCTATATCAATTTTCACTGATCAAGATGCAGCTATTGCTGCTGGAATAGAACAG GTTTTTCCTTCTTCAAGACACGGGTTATGCTTGTGGCACTTGAGTAAAAATGCAAATAGTAGGTTTGGTTTATTGAAGTCTgataaaaacttcaaaaatgcATTCTACAAGTGTTTAAGTGGGTGTATAACACcaaatgattttgaagaaacttAG
- the LOC110804160 gene encoding protein ENHANCED PSEUDOMONAS SUSCEPTIBILITY 1-like — MTPIKLVSESFVKPKHEIEAAKQPYHLGPIDLVFLSMDPIQKGLLFLLSSSQTSHNHNINDITRTLIVSNLLEKLKHSLSIALLHFYPLAGRFTTQKQPEQNTSFVFIDCNKGPGARFIHATALDLTVSDVLSQVDVSVTHSFFDLGEKNPNYDGHTKALLSIQVTELLDGVFIGFSMNHSVADGTSFIHFVNMLSEIYKSNDYEITKISRVPIFNYRPWNVQVIKFPFVDPEEFLCRGYEPGPLRERIFHFSSSSIAILKAKANQERGTSNVVISSFQALTAFVWKSITRVRDLPLDQKTTYLLAIGARGRLDPPVSDDYFGNILSYDKWSCNVGDLFGNGLGWAAMKVQELIVAHTGKEILDGFNVFANTPMVIPPSASDPNSVGVHGVIIGGSARFNMYGAEFGLGRALAARMGYANKEDGKITANYGCEGGGSVELEICLRPHIMAALESDEEFMSFVSINPSVPLCSS; from the coding sequence ATGACACCCATCAAACTCGTTTCAGAATCCTTTGTTAAACCAAAACACGAAATCGAAGCCGCTAAACAACCTTATCATTTGGGACCCATTGATCTTGTCTTTTTATCAATGGATCCTATTCAAAAAGgccttctttttttattatcatCTTCCCAAACCAGCCATAATCATAATATCAATGACATTACTCGTACCCTAATCGTGTCTAATCTATTAGAAAAGCTCAAACATTCACTCTCAATCGCCCTCTTACACTTTTATCCATTAGCTGGTCGTTTTACCACACAAAAACAACCTGAACAAAACACGAGCTTTGTCTTCATAGATTGCAACAAAGGTCCTGGAGCGAGATTCATTCATGCTACTGCCCTTGACCTCACTGTATCCGATGTTCTTTCTCAGGTTGATGTTTCCGTCACTCATTCTTTCTTTGATCTTGGTGAGAAAAACCCAAATTATGATGGTCATACTAAGGCTTTACTATCGATCCAGGTAACGGAACTTTTAGATGGGGTGTTCATTGGGTTTAGCATGAATCATAGTGTGGCAGATGGTACCTCTTTTATTCATTTTGTCAATATGTTGTCTGAAATATATAAATCGAATGATTATGAGATCACGAAGATTTCACGTGTGCCGATATTTAATTATAGACCTTGGAATGTCCAAGTCATTAAATTTCCGTTTGTTGATCCGGAAGAGTTTTTATGTCGTGGGTATGAACCCGGCCCGTTGAGGGAAAGAATCTTCCACTTTTCATCGAGCTCGATAGCGATACTTAAGGCTAAGGCTAACCAAGAACGTGGAACCAGTAATGTTGTTATATCATCCTTTCAAGCTTTAACCGCGTTTGTATGGAAGTCAATCACTCGGGTTCGAGACTTACCACTAGATCAAAAAACTACTTACTTATTGGCTATTGGTGCCAGGGGTCGACTCGATCCACCCGTTTCAGATGACTATTTTGGCAATATTCTTAGTTATGACAAATGGTCTTGTAATGTGGGTGACTTATTTGGTAATGGACTGGGTTGGGCGGCAATGAAAGTACAAGAACTTATTGTGGCCCACACTGGGAAAGAAATACTTGACGGATTTAATGTGTTTGCGAATACCCCAATGGTGATCCCACCAAGTGCTTCAGACCCGAATTCTGTTGGAGTACACGGTGTGATAATTGGAGGCTCAGCAAGGTTCAATATGTATGGGGCTGAGTTCGGGTTGGGTCGAGCATTGGCAGCTCGTATGGGTTATGCGAATAAGGAGGATGGAAAGATAACTGCAAATTATGGGTGTGAAGGGGGAGGAAGTGTGGAATTGGAAATATGTTTAAGACCTCATATCATGGCTGCCCTTGAATCCGATGAAGAATTTATGAGTTTTGTGTCAATCAATCCCTCTGTTCCCTTATGTTCTTCCTAG